The following are from one region of the Salvia hispanica cultivar TCC Black 2014 chromosome 1, UniMelb_Shisp_WGS_1.0, whole genome shotgun sequence genome:
- the LOC125185555 gene encoding agamous-like MADS-box protein AGL80: MTRKKVTLAYITNDSERKASYKKRKKGLIKKVSELSTLCGVPACVIIYSQYDPVPVVWPSPLEAQSILARFRKLSIMDQTRKMVNQESFTRQRIKKATEQLRRLQKENSCRELEAFMFRCTLGQASLNDLQIHDVSEMSFVIGQTLQDIKARMDAMAAEHQQAPVWMEDDGMESFPWNLVQSPRGGGEMEGTGLGWDPGMVLPYPYYFDQSSSSQSGQNPNRNLDPNPNLNPNPNPTPYNK; this comes from the exons ATGACTAGAAAGAAGGTAACTCTTGCCTACATTACAAATGATTCAGAGAGAAAAGCTTCATACAAGAAGCGAAAGAAGGGTCTTATTAAGAAGGTGAGCGAGCTGAGCACCCTCTGTGGTGTGCCAGCCTGCGTCATCATCTACAGCCAGTACGACCCCGTGCCGGTTGTATGGCCGTCGCCTCTTGAAGCGCAGTCCATCCTGGCCCGCTTCCGCAAGCTCTCCATCATGGACCAGACCCGGAAGATGGTCAACCAGGAGAGCTTCACCCGCCAGCGGATCAAGAAGGCGACGGAGCAGCTCCGCCGTCTCCAGAAGGAAAACAGCTGCCGAGAGCTTGAGGCCTTCATGTTCCGATGCACCCTCGGCCAAGCCTCCCTCAACGACCTCCAGATCCATGACGTCTCGGAGATGAGCTTTGTGATCGGCCAGACGCTCCAAGATATCAAAGCAAGGATGGATGCCATGGCAGCTGAGCACCAGC AGGCTCCAGTGTGGATGGAGGATGATGGGATGGAGAGCTTCCCATGGAACCTGGTCCAGAGCCCGAGAGGAGGAGGCGAGATGGAGGGGACCGGGCTCGGGTGGGATCCCGGGATGGTGCTGCCGTATCCATACTATTTCGACCAGTCCAGCTCTTCTCAATCTGGCCAGAATCCAAATCGGAATCTGGATCCGAATCCTAACcttaaccctaaccctaatcCAACTCCTTATAATAAGTGA
- the LOC125185550 gene encoding MADS-box transcription factor 56-like: MTRKKVTLAYVKNDSERKTSYKKRKKGLIKKVSELSTLSGVSTCVIIYSPYDPVPVPSPFRAQSVLARFRKLSNMDQSKKMVNEESFIRQQIDTLGFCMEDPYGYEQQGEFRINPALIGKNLLKICIAEVFEHRNVTNQRLKNLERNTSTLERGLATLVTQVEMLEFNLGILATIIGSRNTPGTLPSLPEVNPKGKCHAVQLRSGTTYQPPEAGDLEGKKGGGEVA; the protein is encoded by the exons ATGACGAGAAAGAAGGTAACCCTCGCCTACGTTAAGAATGATTCTGAGAGAAAAACGTCATACAAGAAGCGAAAGAAGGGCCTGATAAAGAAGGTGAGCGAGCTGAGCACCCTCTCTGGTGTGTCAACCTGCGTCATCATCTACAGCCCTTACGACCCCGTGCCGGTG CCATCACCGTTTAGGGCACAGTCCGTCCTCGCCCGCTTCCGCAAGCTCTCTAACATGGACCAAAGCAAGAAAATGGTGAACGAGGAGAGCTTCATTCGGCAGCAgattgatacgctcggatttt GTATGGAGGATCCATATGGCTATGAGCAGCAAGGGGaattt AGGATCAACCCCGCTCTAATTGGGAAGAATCTGCTGAAAATCTGCATCGCAGAAGTTTTCGAACATAGGAATGTGACGAACCAGCGGTTGAAAAATCTAGAAAGAAATACAAGCACCTTGGAAAGAGGGTTGGCAACCCTTGTTACTCAAGTCGAGATGCTGGAATTTAACCTTGGGATCCTAGCCACGATCATAGGAAGCAGGAACACTCCAGGTACGCTTCCTAGCTTGCCAGAAGTAAACCCGAAAGGAAAGTGCCACGCCGTTCAGCTGCGTAGCGGGACTACATATCAACCTCCGGAGGCAGGAGACCTAGAGGGGAAGAAGGGAGGCGGAGAAGTCGCCTGA
- the LOC125185531 gene encoding agamous-like MADS-box protein AGL80, translating to MTRKKVTLAYITNDSERKASYKKRKKGLIKKVSELSILCGVQACVIIYSQYDPAPVVWPTPLDAQSILARFRKLSIMDQTRKMVNQESFTRQRIKKATEQLRRLQKENSCRELEALMFRCILGQASLNDLQIHDVSEMSFIIGQTLRDIKARMDAMVAEHQRNLAAPPPPLPPLLLPPPPMLAMPPPSPPTAVEEAPVRMEDDGMESFPWNLVQSPGGGGDMEGTGLGWDPGMVLPDPYDFDQSSSFQSGQNPNRNLDPNPNPYPNPNPTPFNK from the coding sequence ATGACGAGAAAGAAGGTAACCCTTGCCTACATTACTAATGATTCAGAGAGAAAAGCTTCATACAAGAAGCGAAAGAAGGGTCTGATAAAGAAGGTGAGCGAGCTGAGCATCCTCTGTGGTGTGCAAGCCTGCGTCATCATCTACAGCCAGTACGACCCCGCGCCGGTGGTATGGCCAACGCCTCTTGATGCGCAGTCCATCCTGGCCCGCTTCCGCAAGCTCTCCATCATGGACCAGACACGGAAGATGGTCAACCAGGAGAGCTTCACCCGCCAGCGGATCAAGAAGGCGACGGAGCAGCTCCGCCGTCTCCAGAAGGAAAACAGCTGCCGGGAGCTTGAGGCCTTAATGTTCCGATGCATCCTCGGCCAAGCCTCCCTCAACGACCTCCAGATCCATGACGTCTCGGAGATGAGCTTTATCATCGGCCAGACGCTCCGAGATATAAAAGCAAGGATGGATGCTATGGTAGCTGAGCACCAGCGCAATCTGGctgcgccgccgccgccgctacCTCCACTCctgctgccgccgccgcctatGTTGGCGATGCCGCCTCCTTCTCCTCCAACCGCTGTGGAAGAGGCTCCAGTGCGGATGGAGGATGATGGGATGGAGAGCTTCCCATGGAACCTGGTCCAGAGCCCGGGAGGAGGAGGCGATATGGAGGGGACCGGGCTCGGGTGGGATCCCGGGATGGTGCTGCCGGATCCATACGATTTCGACCAGTCTAGCTCTTTTCAATCTGGCCAGAATCCAAATCGGAATCTGGATCCAAATCCTAACCCTTACCCTAACCCTAATCCAACTCCTTTTAATAAGTGA